A genomic segment from Juglans regia cultivar Chandler chromosome 14, Walnut 2.0, whole genome shotgun sequence encodes:
- the LOC108996871 gene encoding UDP-glycosyltransferase 87A1-like, which yields MMNLCKQLVLKSPSILVTFVVTEEWLGFIGEEPKPATIRYATIPNVIPSDHDRAKDFSRFFQAINTKMEAPFEELLDRLEHPVSAIVADTYMTWVVRLGNRRNIPVASLITMSATVFSVLHHFELLVRNGHFPAELSGEMLSKPLSLSNFALPACLVVLWIREWTRHRACPTIQVPEGILQQFIGAKPPSLIVIWILHLVETIVHKRMWHMLVLLLLHRWVLPPLEMLHFVQVVNSQ from the exons ATGATGAACCTTTGCAAGCAACTGGTTTTGAAAAGCCCATCCATCCTCGTCACCTTCGTCGTCACCGAGGAGTGGCTCGGCTTCATCGGCGAAGAACCTAAGCCGGCTACCATACGCTACGCCACGATACCCAACGTCATACCCTCCGACCATGATCGTGCTAAAGATTTTTCCCGCTTCTTTCAGGCCATCAATACAAAGATGGAAGCGCCCTTTGAGGAGCTGCTGGACCGGCTTGAGCATCCGGTGAGTGCCATAGTGGCCGATACTTATATGACTTGGGTCGTCAGACTGGGGAACCGGAGGAATATTCCGGTGGCGTCATTAATCACCATGTCCGCGACGGTGTTCTCGGTGCTTCACCATTTCGAGCTCCTAGTGCGGAACGGCCATTTCCCGGCTGAACTGTCAGGTGAGATGCTTTCAAAACCTCTTTCTCTATCAAATTTTGCCCTGCCAGCGTGCCTTGTGGTCCTGTGGATTAGAGAATGGACCAGACACCGCGCGTGTCCAACTATTCAGGTTCCAGAAGGCATATTGCAGCAATTCATAGGAGCAAAGCCAC cttctttgATTGTGATCTGGATCTTACACCTAGTGGAGACGATCGTCCATAAGAGAATGTGGCATATGCTAGTGCTATtgctcctacaccggtgggtacttccacccttAGAGATGCTACATTTTGTGCAAGTAGTCAACTCCCAATAG